A window of Ciconia boyciana chromosome 9, ASM3463844v1, whole genome shotgun sequence genomic DNA:
TCCATGTCATAATTAAAAAGTCACTGTGAAATGCATCATTTGTGGTCATCTCTACTTCCATACAAAAAGTCTCAATGACCTGAGGTGAGGTTGATGCGTAACATTCAGCAAAACAGCGAGCAAAAAAAGTGACTGGAGACAGAAAACCCAACCTGTAGGCACTGCAAAAGCTATCGCTAAGTGTGTCACAGGGAAAAGATGATCTCTAGGGGCACTAGACCCTCGATTGCTTGCTTCCTCAATTCTAATTCTCTATAAAAAAAACTATGACACATCCCAGACACAAGGGCAGGAAAAACCCTAATAGGTCCCTTCTGGAATAACTTCAGAATTGCTTTATTCAGAAGAATTGAGATTAATGGGCTTACAAGTGCTTAGTTAACTAGCCTGTTCTATGTCTTTTCCCCTCATCCAGCTTCCCTTAGGAATCAATAGAAGTTGCATGATTTCCTCATGCAATTTCAGCTATATGTCCTAGGAAAGCatgagaacagcagcagaacttCAATTTGAGCAAGCCACCCTtacaaaatcagtatttccctgttttcttaaatgtaGAATTACACCTAGCACATTATTTGCTCAGTGTGAGCTTATGCTTTTTCTGTAGCACCTTACTACTTAACACTGTACTGATActaaaaaaatgcctttctctCTAGATCATGGAAGAGACATGAAACCATTGTATGGCCGTTTATAGAGTGGAAAAACATACACCCAACTCCCACAGATTTTTAGATAGCCTTTCAGTTTCAGCTACACTGTTACCAATCTATAGTCTGTTAACTGATCTACAGTCTGGTCCCTCCTTATAATTAGGCACAAAGAGAGCTCCCTTAAAGAGCTAAACACAAACATGATCAGCTAAAGCTGCAAACCATTTCCACTACAAAGTTATCACCAGTTACTTACAGCTTGGATAACCTCAGCCTGAACCACTGAAGTTTGGCAGTGGCAAATATCTGCCTCAGGCAGAGTTCTCCTGGGAAGTTCCAGATAAAATGGTTCATCCACTTTCAAAACATACAATAAAACTAAGAGCTTCTATGAAAGAATACTAATTCAGCAGTCCCAAAACACTGTTGTTTGGAGCACAGATCTGAAGTTTGCTTAcacaaaggggaagaaaatatttgctcatTGACACCTTCGAAAGACTAGCCAAGTTCAGTAATTACAAGACTCCAAACCTAGAAGCGCAACTTTGCACAAGATCTGCCCTACCACAGTGCCTTGGTAAACAGGATTATCACCAGTAATTCCACAGCTGATGATTGCTATAAACActtcctggcaggcagctgcaaCCCAAGTTCAAGCAGCAGGCTTCCTCAGCCAgtggtgggggaaggagaaaaggcaacACAAGCCCAGTAGCAGGTCTGCTGCAGGAACACAGATCTCATCACTGATCCACAAAATATCAGGGCTAAGACAGACCTTAATAAGCAGGACTAGttagccacaaaaaaaaaatacctgcctGAACAGCTGGCTAGGCCACAATTCCAAGTAAGATCTTAAATGACTGCAGCTTACAGACCAAACATGAATCAGTGACAATTTATTATATATAAGCCAAGCACCAAACAGGGCTGTATGTACACACATGCGCAGCCTGCAAAATAGTCTGCCACAGCAAGGCTTATTTTGGACTCCTACATCCTTTTTTGGGTGCTGCCCTTCAGAGGAGATCCTGAAGTGAGAAAGGCAAGAAAGCCCTGGAAGCAGGATCCAAAACATGCAGTACAGTGATGTTTATACTGAAGAAACTGCATGAAACAGGcaagaatatttttccccagatggATCAAGCTCTCAGTGAcaggcattttttccccacatcaGTAGAAGAAATAGACCttagctgaagaaaacagactCAGATTACAGATCAGGAACACCTTTCAAGAGAGAAGATAAACACATGTTTTAGATTGCTTGGCAAACCTATCAAGTCTCCTGTTGTAAATCTTTAAGAACCTGTTAGACAAACCTCTACTAGAGGTGATAATGGACACAGTGAGGCTAGGAGGCTAGATTATATGGTCTCTCAAGGCACCTTCCAAATCAAGCTTTTATTGATACCTCAGTGGGCCAACTACATTTTCGTCTGCCTTTTTATTTGGTGAATTCATGGTCAGTATCTGGTCAAGCAGTAGATGAGACTATGACCCTCCCCAAGACAGTGATGGAGGAGATATTAGCATGCCATGTACTGTGTCAGGGAAAAGAGCACATTGACACAAGAAGGCAAACCAAGCATGAGACTGCAGAGACAAAACTGCAGTGCATAAGCATTTCCAATTGCTATAGCTATATTGCCACTTCTTCAGCTTAAACCTTTAAGTCCAAAGAATTCTTCCTGTAataggaagggggaaaaacactACATTTCACAAATCCTCCTCATCTAAAAACCTGTATCTCACCATCAAAAAAACCTGATAAGCTTTGTCtacaaaggaattaaaaacatttaattcccTGGCAAAACAGGTGGAAGAGTTTTATGGGAGAAGGGGAACTCCCACAGAAATCCTGAGCTTATGAAGCTTGCTGTCTATATGACTGACGTAGCTCTTAAATCATTGCCTGGACCTGAAAGAGAACACAAGTAACTACAGTACtttaagaataatttcagttgacATACCATCACAGGAAGAACTTGAAATTATACTCTTCAGTTCCTGGGTCATGAGTTACACACCACAAATAGCTAGTTTTAAAACACTTAGTGACAGCCATGTAGATTCTTTTACCACAGAACTACTAACAGGATTGAATCACACTTCAGAGCTCCaacaagaaatggaaagaaactgcATTCAAACATTGAATCCTGGCACTTCAGCTACTGTAATGCCACTAAGATGCCATCAACATGCTGTAACCCAATAAGGAACTTCTAGTTCATATGGGTATGTCACCCACCTTGAGCAGAAGCAGATTGTGAGCTATGAACTGCTCACCACATGCATGTTCCTacacagcaggaaataaaaccaCCAGTAGCCAAATTAGTACTGTTTTGAGAATCACAATTCTgaatttccttcccttttttctctcctttaccCCTGCATCTGCTTAGTGCTACATTAGTGGATAGCTATCATATCCAATTAAAGTGTGGgtatgaaaaagaaagggtGGAATACTTATTAACTGAAACATTTAAGTTACTATATTCACTTGGATCTCCTTTACCTATCCACAGCATTCTTCAGAGAGACAGAAGTGTAGATGTAGAAAACATCTACAATTTAAGTAATTACAGAAAGACCAAGGACTTCATACTAAACTTAAATAGATTAAGTCTACAGAATCAAGAGTACATTAAAGCTTCCCCAAATTTTGGGTCAGGCATTTGAGATTAAGTCAATTTCTTTCCACCCCAAAAGTTAAATGCATCTGAAAATACTGGCTAATGCATTGCTGTAATTCTAGAAACACATTAGAATACTCCGTTGAGAGTTTGTTGGCAGAACACAACATCCAACTTCAACCTAATTTAACTTGGAAGGGCAGCACCAGGGGGATACAGACTTATTCTTCTAGTTGCACCTTGGACAGCTTTAGATTTACTAACATTACAAACGCAGGAAATGTACAAAGCCTTGTATACATTACCAGAACTGTTTAATGCTTAACAGAAAGCCCACTAAAAATTGTCATAGCCATATTCACTATGAAGTTTATTGAATTCTATCATGCTGAGCTGTAAAGCAATACACAAGTACTAATGTTATATAAAAGGTTTAAATGGAATCACTTAAGTGTGTGGCTTCATGCCTGTAAACACAGAAATAGCTCAAATTGCTGGAAGAACAGAAGCTAGCTGATCAGGGAATCTAATAAGCATTatgttactgttttaaaaaacccatAATCATAACCTTAAACCAGCCAAATCCTTTCTAGATTAAAAGCAGAGTGATAATTTTAATGATATAACTAACAGTACAAGGGATAGCTAAAGTGAAGAACATACCATGGCATCTAAGCACATCGCACTTTCCTCCAAAGCACTGGAAGTGAAGTCTTACGACCTTTGGTACTGAGAACAATGAGTAGATTTTAACTATGACAGTTTATTTTGTCATTGATGGTGTTTTCCTTCAGAGATGGTCAAGTGAGGTACCTTTTACAGACCTATCAGGTTTCAGTTCCTTTTAAGAgcaaatttagaaaaacagcCACTAAAGTAGAAGATGTCACTGTATTTGCATTGTTACTTGACAGTTAGATCATGTCCACATTCAAGTTATACAACTTTTTACTTGATTCTTCAGCACATCATCTTCTGAATGTTCTGCTACACCAGTATTAAAGACCTAACAAAACATACTGCAGAGAAAATGCCTTTCATAACAGAATCCCTAATTTTGTATACAAACTCTTCATATTCAATGTTGAACAGTATAAGATTCTGTGTTTTCACTAAGACATTTTAGTAATACTTTGGCAGAGCAAAAACAGTAAAATAGCTACCAAAGTTAGTAAAAATTATTAGCCTGGTTCAGTAACCCGAAATCTCTCCAGGACAGCAAGCTGGGATATTACACTGGGATGATAACATCAAGTACATCAGTGTCCTCTCCACGGAAGTCCAGCTACGAAGAAGCAGAATGCCATATTCTCCAAATCTTCAACACCAGATCCATTAGCATGTCACATTCAAGAAGCAAAAAATCACTGACTTTTACTTGCATAGCAATACTGTGAAGTTTCACTCCTCCTTAGTTTCACATGATGATATCAATTTCATCTTCACTTGCAGACTCTACAACAGTAACAACTAAGGCTTAGTAAACCACTAACTAGAATACCACTTGCTGAAAGGctcaaaataatgagaaaatcaGAACAGGCAGCAACTTACTCAACTAAAAGATGTTTAGCTCAGAGCAGCAGACAGACATTTCTGATagtatgtatgtgtatttatCACACTAGCAaactgcagagctctgcagacaaaaatgagaaagcaattGTTCCCCACTtctaaacttaattttttacagaagtactttttttcctctttaagagCATCACTTGTTAGAAACAACAGGTGAAGGTAAACATATCTTAAAGCACTTTGCAAGCAAACAGGAATCTAACAGTGGAATTTAACTAGTTTCAGTccaaataaaaaacacagttaCCACTTCAGCCACTGTTTTACCTGCACTATTACTCCTCCCATTTACCCCACTTCCAGGCAAAGATTACAATCTGGACTTGAGCCCTCAAATCAGCATTcacctcaaaataaaaacaaaagattccttctgtttctgagcACACAAGAAACCTTACTCCATCCCCTAAGGGATGAACACTGAGCATCTTATGAAAAACAGCTGAGACACATCCCAGTGCACCTTGCTCACCAGGAGGGACCAAAGGAGGAAATAAGCTATTCCTGCCCCTTTCAGATTCAGCTGCAGCTTGTATTGATTTTGTGGAAGTGAAGTATGTCAGAATAACACCTCTGAATTATGAGATCTTAGAGTGGTGAATTTGCATCAGTCAGCTCAAGGCTTTCTAGCAATCAGGGAAAAACTAAGGTTTTTTGATCCCAGAATATCAGTCTGACAGCAATGGAACAGGGTCTGGAAAGGAGGGGTCAGCAGCATTCCAGGAAGATGCTCATTTCTCTCAGCATCTCCCCTTCAGACACACATTTCTGCCAGTGAAGAGTTAAGAGCTGGCACAGGATCTCGTTACTTTGGTTTTGTCTCTGCCTAACACCCCCCAAGCCCTTTTTAGGCCTAACAACTCTGGCTCTCCTACCACTGCTCCCACCCTTCTCAGACAGGCCTCCCTCAGAGACCCTACAGCACCTGCCAGCAACAGGCAGTACCGTGCAGATGGGTTTCTATCAGTTCCTCATGCAACTTTTCATGATGAACTCCACCTCGTAAACCCTAAAACTGAGCTTGTTCTTAAAAAGTAGTAAGAAGGTTCACCCTTTGTATTGTAACAGTGTATTTGCACTGTAGTTTGATGGGGACACATTCTTACTTGTCTCAGACTTGAGGCCAAAGAACATATTGGCTTGACTCTCCACAGTCACTATTTCTTTCCTCCacagaaagcacattttaatgACTGGCTCATCCTTCAGCAAGCAAGCTTCCCGCTTTTATCCAGTCACTTCCGCTAATTTTTGAGATAATCTTACTTGTCATTAGCCAAGTATTAGGAACAAGCTGCATTCTCCTCTTCATAGCAGAATAGAGACTAGACTCCCAATTCTCAGTTCTTGCAGGTTTAGAAATCCACCAGAGTAGCTGAAAAGAACTTTCATTCTTTGGCTTACCACTATTAAAACTGCATTAAGTTCTCAGATGGGGAGCCCTGAGCTATTCACAAGCAAGCCCTGGAACAGAGTGCAGAGAGTGCTGATCAGTGAACCACAAACAATTACAAGGAACACGTTTAGAGGAAAAacattaacagaaaatacaaagttcCCAAAACAACTTCTCAAGCAAGAATGCTTCCTCCAAATGTTAGTGAGCTGTATTTAAGGCCACCTCCTCAGGTTTGCAGAGGTGTCAGCACATGCGcttttttggagggggaaacAAAAACTAAGGAGTTGAAATACAAGGATAAAGAGTGTTTTACTTAAGCCAGTTATTTCAATCCTTTAGTTACTGAGGCAAGACAGTGGTATAATTCCCCAGCCTGTGTATTGAGGGGCATGAACACTGCACTGCTGAAGTGTGGGTCACAGAAGGTAACACCATTTCTTGACTGTAGTTACAGACCACCACTGCTCACAGCAGACCACATGAGGTTGATATCAACTCCAAGACCAGCAGCAAGTCTGTGAAGAAACCAATTACACAGGATCAGACCCAGCACAGGCCACccacagaaatacaaagtaaCTGAAGCCAGCAACCCTGTACCCCATTTACCTTCATTTGGATTGTCCTTAGACCAGACAACAGGACAGGAATTTAATCCATCTCTCAATAGGAAAACCAAGTCCTCACAGGCCAGCACTAAGTCTTACCTCATCATTGCAAGAAACTTAAACATCAGACCACTACTAGAATATCTAGTTATGAAAAACATTGTAAAGTTACACTAGTTCCCTCCTTTAGGGAGGGGAGCAAGGGTAAGGAAGGTTGGAACACAATTCAGCAGGTAAGTTCTTCTAactagcaaaataaattattttaaccacCACTGGTGTTTTGATGCTACATAGTGCACCATGCACCAGCCTGAGGTAATTAAAAGCTTCCTGATGGTAAATACCATGACACAGTCTAACATTATTCCATGATCTAAATTAAGATTCTTGCTATGGATCAAATCCTCAAGCCACTTTACCAGCTAAATGCTTAGCAGAAAGCAAGTCACAGAAGAGTTACTGAAGGAAGTTGTGTAGTATTATCAGTTATCGGGAAAGGGAGGGGGCTGATgtcatgtttcattttcactgtatCCCATCTTATTTTCCCTCCTCATCTCACAGTGGCTTCAAGCTTTCCCAGGACACAGCATTCTACAGACCCAATTCAGTATATGAGCTTACTCCAAAAGCAAGCCCATCAGGCAAGATTTACCAACCATTTAAACAGAACAGACTTGTATTACCTAAAACTCTACTTAAAAGTCTATTAAAATGATGATATAGCATTTAACAAGTAGTGATGTTCAAGAAGCATCACAGATTACTTTGCAAACGTTTTTAAGCATACTGGAATAGGAAGAATATGGTAATTAACATATATTGCAAGAAAGTCTTTCCACAGAACcaggaaatacatttcttctccTATTCATTATGCTGCTTCCTAATTCTCCTCTAAGGATTTTTACACTCCATCCTAATAGTTTTCCCAGGACAGTATTTCAGCTAGTCAGCATCTTGTTTGAAAGTAGTATCAAGATTTGGATTTTCAGAACATCACACCTGTCTGACAAACTACAAGTGAATTTTAAGAGTTTCCACAACCTACCTGAATTGGATAATGGCATGCAGCTGAACTTAATTTAGAACTAATCTAATAACAGCCTCTTTCTTCCCACACAACAAACCTAAAGATGTATTTAGGCATTATCTGATACAGATTATAACTGCTGCCACCTTCAGGTTTCAGTAGCCACATGTTCCTGAAAcaatacccccccccccccttctcaGCTACTTTTGGAGAAGCAGTTTCAAGATTCTGATGTGCCACAACGAAAAGTAACCTCAGTGATGTGTGGCAGACTTTAAACACAGCTACTATACGCACACACAAGTATGCACAATTTAGTTAGCCATAAGCTTAACACTCAAGTCACACAGGACTCCAGATTCAAACCCAGAGCTAATCCTTTTTCCACCTGACAATGATTAAGCAATTATAAGACTTCACTTATAATCAGGTCAAAATCATCCTGTGTTTCTTTATTCCTACAAGGAAATAAGCATTATTGATTTACTGCTTCTAGGCTACCAACACACAAATTGGTAGAGCTGCTCGGTTTACTCTGTAGAAACTTGGCAATCTACAGAAGTTAAAAGGCAGTTTCTCCCACAGGTGGCAACGTGCAGCAGAAGCTACATATGACTTAGAATTAGGGCCAAAATTAAGgcagaacaacaaaaaccagTCAGTGGAGTCCAAGCTACCAAGATCCAGAAGAAGGAACATAGTCTAGACAAGACTCTTCAGGCTGGGCTCAGCACCAGAAAGCCAGTCTGCCTAGACTCTGCTCCTCATAGCAAATTACCTTGCTCATAGCACATGCTGCACTACAGGGGTAGCATGATAAGGGAAAGGGTCATGCCACCCCTTCTCACAGGAGTAGGTCTTCACATCTTTTTCACATCACTATAGCATTAGAAAACCACTCAGTTACCCACAAACATTGAGGCATATGTAGTAGCATCTGTTGTGACGAGAAAGTTCTCCAGAAGCCCACTTGGGCAAAGACACATCATGTGCTAGACACAACATAGTTTAGTTTACTATGTAGCACTCAACATCATTACTTCTGTTCTTCTAGAAGGTTCTGATGTACATATAGACACAGCCTAGTGTCCACCACTAATCATTATATTGAACTTCAGCACATTTACAAGGGTCATCTGTGAAGCATTATTTCTGCTAGTGAGGAACTGGTGTGTTTCCTGTACTTTCTCATATATAATTGCTTGACTTGAGCTAACTGCAGGTATTCTGGATCACACACCAGCACTTCCCACTGGCCGCCTTAAACGCCCCGTGAAAGGTGAAGACAACACGAGTTCTCTCCCCCGGCACTGCCCTGGAGCGCTTGCGACACTCCGGGACACCCGCCGCACCGTGGAGCCTGGTTGGAGTCCAACAACACCGACCTCACGTAAATAACCTACGCAGCTGGGGTTAAATGAAGTTCTACAACGTATTAAACGTTTCTGCCGCTTTACCGCGGTAAAGGAGCGGGACGGAAGGCAGGTGCCAGCGAGGCCGCGGGCACCGACAGGTGCCGCCCGTTCGTGCGGCCGGAGGTGCCACCGAGCACCCGAACGGCCACGGGAGCAAGCATGAcctggccgccgccgccgggcccccgccgccccgcgcgggCTCGGCGCCGCAGCTCCAGCCCGGCAGCAGGCCGCGGCCGAGGCCGGCAgagcccccgcccgccgcacGGCGGCCAGGCCGCGGCCGAGCCGCTCCCGGCGCACGGCGGGCgccccacccccctcccccgccacGGAGGGGCGGGAGGGCACCACCGGGAcctccccggcggcggggcggcggctgCCCGCGGGCCGGGCGGCTCCCCACAGCAGGTCCCGCAACCGCGCGCCCCCTTGGGCGCCGCGAGAAGCCGTCTTCCCGCCGAGGAGCGGGCCGGGAGCGCCCGAGGCGGGAGCGCTACTTACACCGACAACATTGTCTCCCTTCCTCCCCGGCCGCGgagagccgccgccgccgccggcccacCCCCCCGAACCGCTCCGCGCCTCAGCCAAGCCCTACCGGGATCCAGGgcgggcccggcgcggcggcggcgccgcaCGAAGCCAATGGCCAGGCGCCGGCGGGGAGCGAGTGAGGAGGCCGGCAGGCGCCGCGGGGTCAGAGCCTGCAGAGGCGGAGCCTGCGAGGGCTTAtagggccgggccgggccgcgcccgGGAGGCCGCGGGCGCTCCCCGCGCGGCGCCATGTGACGCCGCGGGCGCCCAGCTGGGACGAGTTAAACGCGagtggcggcggcgggcagcggcagccggGGACGGGCAGCTTCCTCAGAGCACTTCTCGAGAGCCTCATCCTTcgcatattttttttctcctccctccccggtGTTCGGCACTTTTCAAAAAGCGGCGCCCGATCGCTGGAAGCCCTGGCTGCCGTTCAGCGCCGTGCGGAATGAGCCGCCCCGGTTCTCCTGCACGGTGGCAGTAGCAGGCGGGGAGCGATGCTGCCtgccccccggggctccccgcagcccgcCCGGGCTTCCCGAGGGGTCGGCGCCGCCTGAGTAGCCGGCGGGGACGCGAGGCGGGTGAGAGGGTGCTGAATGCATGCGCGACCCGGAGCTACCACTTGCCATGTCTGCCGGTAGCATCTGGCTTTGGCAGCCGCCTGGTCCCGGTACCGGGTAGTCGGGGCGGAGCGGCAGCAGGGCAGAGCGGCGGGGacgcagccccgcgccgccgccgggatCATGATGAAGGAGGAGTGCAAAGCGCTGCTGGACGCGCTCAACAAGGTGACCGCCTGCTACCGGCACATGGTGCTGACCATCGGCGGCACCTCGGACTCCCAGAACCTGCGGGAGGAGCTCAAGAAAACCCGGCAGAAAGCCCAGGAGCTGGCGGTGGCCAACAGGAACAAGCTCACCACGGTCCTGAAGGACAAAACCGTGAGTAAGGAAGATAAAGCAGAGTTCGAGAGGCTATGGGTGATTTTCTCCACGTGCCTAGAGATCCTGGAGATCGACATGAGGAGAGCCCTGGAGCTGGGCCACGAGTTCCCGCTAAACGTCCCCAAAAAGCACCTGATCCAGACAGGCATGAGTGGGGGAACCTCTGGCGTGGCCGCCAGGGCGATGAGCGTCCAGAACATGAAATACGAGGCTGAGCACAATATAGACGTGGTGGATTTGAAAGACCTCGAGAACGAAATCAACCAGGTAGGAGAGATGATGTACGAGATGGAAATGAAGGTCAATGTCCCCCAGTGGACGGTAGAGGCTAAGCAAGACCCAGGGGCCGAACTAAAATCCACCATCAGCGTGGGCGCTTCTTCTATTGGCATGATCTCTGTCgaggaaaataaatccttctgcGATATCAGCAAAGTTCTAGCTGggattattttctctgctgtgctcaTTATCGCTATTGTCCTGGCAGTGTGTGTGGTAAAACTCTCTTAGGGCGGTGCTGGCTCTGACAAGAGcgaccctctccagcctgtcttTGGAGCGTGTCACGCCTCACCTTTAGTTTCAAATCGGGTCACTTGGATGAGCTGAGAATTTAAACCTAGcacttgaaaaaacaaagcaaaacttttgcCTCTCCATATCCTAAAACGCACgatttgtttcttcttgctctttgaAGAAAAGAGATGCAAATCAGCCTGCAGAATAGGATGTCTTCATCTGCTGGACTTGTAATGGTTAACTATGAAGTATCAGGGTATTATCACTACTGGCTCTAACAGGGATTTGTCTGCTATTAATAGATCACCGTTCTCAGAagcctgtatttttttgttcttgaatAGGCTCTGGTATTTGCTGCTGGTCACTGTTTACAGTATTTGAGAGTAATACAAATTTGGAGGCTAACACAGGTGTTTTGTCCAACAAAGTGAATAGAATACgggttttttttcatcaaatacacaaaatgttatttcagtggaggaaaaggggaaggattAAAACCCCAATAAAAGAATGTAAACAGCCTCTATTTTAGATAAGTTAAtagttggggaggggggaagtgtggaggaggatggagaaaacagaacaagcaATGTTTGATACCAAATACTGTTTGCTGATTTAGACTGGATTGTACAGAACCCAGCTGCATAGGTTGTCAGAGCATACACGGCTGACTAGTGGCTTCCCAAATCCAGAGAATAAAAAGGGGGAGTtgcacatgcagaaaaatactAGCAAGCCTCGTGGTTCTCATCCACGTTTACCACAATTTTGTCTTCCCCTGCAGAAAGGCCAATTCTTGCCACTGgttcaaatttttctttctgtagaagCAAACAGTTTGCACTTCACAGTTAACTATGAAAATAGGAGCAATGCATCTACCCACAGCAGAAGCAGTAGtttttgaaaatagattttagCAAAAAAATGATGTTGACTTAAAGCAGACCTTTCTAATAATCCAAAGAGATCCCCTGTCATGTTAACAGGCAGGGATTGATGCCTTTGTATGTAAAGTCAcatttctgccagctcctgaaTTCTTTGCAGAAATCCAGACAAAGCTAAAAATGTGTCTCGGTTTCATATCCCACTCATGTCTGATTAATCATTTGGGAAACAGGAAGCCTGTAGGACTCATCCAATTTGATACACTGCAATTTTGGGAGGTAAATGCAAGAGCAGCATAAAACTTTCCAGTGCTTCCCTATGAAATTGTCAATGTTTAAATGTAAAACTGGGGGGACAGACACGAACTTCGCAGAGAAGCTCTATAATGTTTTGTAAAAGAATCTATATATTACGGTATTTATTATGTAACTTACGGAAATACCTTCTCTTACTGTGAACACACACTAACCGTTCAAGAATGCTTGGTACATACTTTATAGTGCCATCAGTGTATGAGACACTCCCCAGGCAAATATAAAGACCCTGTAATATTGGGTTTTTAGTAAGTTATTATTCTTCTGCATTGATTCTTACGGACAGATTATCAAAAAGTAACAATCGGACACGTTTTGTGAAGTTACTAGACAATAGTCTTCATGcttgttaaataaaattatgttgcCAACACTcaaaaacataatatttttgaGTTAAGAACTAAACATACtttgaaaaactgcagcaaacAGTTTATTCTTGAAAATTTAAGAGAACTggatttggggagaaaaagtgTGTGACAAATTTGAATCTGGTCACTGGtaggtgagaaaaaaaataatgtaggtGAGGAAAAATAGTAAGTAAAGGCCTGAATTCAAGGCTATAGACTATCATTACGTTGAAGGACAATGTGAGTTCTGCACGTTGATCCAGTCTAGCTCCATTCTTGTGGGAATTCACAGCTTTATAAGATGACTCCACATTCCTTTCTAGTGTATTTCACTCATTCCATAGGATGTGTTTTATACATAGTTAGTCTAGGTTCATAGAGATCTCCTGCAGCATTCCAGCAAAGTCAACCCTGTATTTATCGGTGCTACTGTTTCAGTCTGTCTAGAGAAGGTGTAATTGTTGTGTGT
This region includes:
- the RGS9BP gene encoding regulator of G-protein signaling 9-binding protein; the encoded protein is MMKEECKALLDALNKVTACYRHMVLTIGGTSDSQNLREELKKTRQKAQELAVANRNKLTTVLKDKTVSKEDKAEFERLWVIFSTCLEILEIDMRRALELGHEFPLNVPKKHLIQTGMSGGTSGVAARAMSVQNMKYEAEHNIDVVDLKDLENEINQVGEMMYEMEMKVNVPQWTVEAKQDPGAELKSTISVGASSIGMISVEENKSFCDISKVLAGIIFSAVLIIAIVLAVCVVKLS